The following proteins are co-located in the Bradyrhizobium sp. AZCC 2176 genome:
- a CDS encoding Crp/Fnr family transcriptional regulator codes for MPQQRTGEAHGFSSSKLSVLRKHPIFADLEPEAFEQLCRYAKHSTLKRGATLFSKGDPGHSLYAVISGTVKMSISSPDGRNAILNIVGPGEIFGEIALLDGRARSADAIANSTCELFVIDRREFIPFVKAQPALAMKFIELLCERLRWTSDQVEQIILQNLPGRLASALLRLSEKHTSASQGRTIAITQQEISEMVGMTRESINKQLRAWAGRDWVRLEHGAIVVLNAEMLREMAEAGSGHEGE; via the coding sequence GTGCCTCAACAAAGGACGGGTGAAGCTCACGGATTCTCGAGCAGCAAACTGTCGGTCTTGCGCAAGCACCCGATTTTTGCCGATCTCGAGCCAGAGGCGTTCGAGCAGCTCTGCCGTTACGCCAAACACTCCACGCTGAAGCGGGGCGCCACGCTGTTTTCCAAAGGGGATCCCGGCCACAGCCTTTACGCGGTCATTTCGGGTACGGTGAAGATGAGCATTTCCTCGCCGGATGGCCGCAACGCGATCCTGAACATCGTCGGACCCGGGGAAATTTTTGGCGAGATCGCGCTGCTCGACGGAAGAGCCCGCTCCGCCGACGCCATTGCAAACAGCACTTGCGAACTCTTCGTCATCGACCGGCGCGAATTCATCCCCTTTGTGAAAGCGCAACCGGCGCTGGCGATGAAATTCATCGAATTGCTCTGCGAGCGGCTGCGATGGACCAGCGATCAGGTCGAGCAGATCATCCTGCAGAACCTGCCCGGACGGCTCGCCAGCGCGCTGCTTCGCCTGTCCGAAAAGCACACGTCGGCGTCGCAGGGCCGAACCATCGCGATCACCCAGCAGGAGATCAGCGAGATGGTCGGCATGACCCGGGAGAGTATCAACAAGCAGTTGCGTGCCTGGGCAGGTCGCGATTGGGTGCGCCTCGAGCACGGTGCCATCGTCGTGCTGAACGCCGAGATGCTTCGTGAGATGGCGGAGGCGGGGTCCGGCCACGAGGGCGAATAG
- a CDS encoding cyclase family protein, with the protein MKIVDLSRELYHRTPSYPGHPPVMHGVWKTHEESFAESGNVHGLASMFISMVDHAGTHIDAPRHFGKSGIPIDEYPLEKCIVPGICIDLRHIAPRAEITPADLETAVAKAGLPVPKGGTVLLCTGHHARTFPHKEYSSDNSGVNVAATEWLAQQGVVHFGIDSMRPGPEGKVNALVHKACLDLDITHIESLCNLEALLGRGQFIFIGLPMKWRGGTASPIRAVAVFDM; encoded by the coding sequence GTGAAGATCGTCGACCTCAGCCGGGAGCTCTATCATCGCACGCCGAGCTATCCCGGCCACCCTCCGGTCATGCACGGCGTCTGGAAGACCCACGAAGAATCCTTTGCCGAGTCCGGAAATGTGCACGGGCTAGCGTCGATGTTCATCTCCATGGTGGACCACGCCGGCACCCATATCGACGCGCCCAGACATTTCGGCAAAAGCGGCATACCCATCGATGAGTATCCGCTGGAGAAATGCATCGTGCCGGGCATCTGCATCGACCTGCGCCACATTGCACCGCGCGCCGAGATCACGCCTGCCGACCTCGAGACGGCGGTGGCGAAGGCCGGCCTGCCGGTGCCGAAGGGCGGCACCGTGCTGCTCTGCACCGGTCACCACGCGAGAACATTCCCCCACAAGGAATATTCGAGCGACAATTCCGGCGTGAACGTCGCCGCCACCGAGTGGCTGGCGCAGCAGGGCGTCGTGCATTTCGGTATCGATTCGATGCGGCCGGGACCTGAGGGCAAGGTGAATGCTCTCGTCCACAAGGCCTGCCTCGACCTCGACATCACCCATATCGAGAGCCTGTGCAATCTCGAAGCGCTGCTCGGGCGCGGCCAGTTCATCTTCATCGGCCTGCCGATGAAGTGGCGCGGCGGGACGGCTTCGCCGATCCGCGCGGTCGCAGTGTTTGATATGTGA
- a CDS encoding TRAP transporter large permease, translating into MDIAVLLLSMCFFFAIGMPIAYALALSSLVGALWIDLPVGAVMQQFASGVGKVSMLTIPFFVLAGAIMAEGGMARRLVDFAAVVVGFTRMRGGLSQVNILATTIMSGISGSSVADTSAIGSVMIPQMAAKGYPRVFATNVTISASLQAIIIPPSHNSVIYSLATGGVVSITSLFLAGVLPGLLLGFSLMVLCLFYAYRDKHPKGEPVPIRQAIRMLGDAVWGIVTLVIVLGGILTGVFTPIEAGAVACVWAFFVTMFIYRDYKWSELPLLVYKTLQTVAMVLTLVATASCFGYVAALMQMPAKMTEFFVAISSNKYVLLMWLNIMLLVLGTALDLAPLLLICTPILLPVVKSFGIDPVHFGIVMLLNLGIGLLTPPVGTTLFVGCAIGKVSVDEVMRGIWPFYYVMFTVLMIVTYVPWLSLALPRAFGF; encoded by the coding sequence ATGGATATCGCTGTTCTCCTTCTCAGCATGTGCTTCTTCTTCGCGATCGGCATGCCGATCGCCTATGCGCTGGCGCTGTCCTCGCTGGTTGGCGCGCTCTGGATCGACTTGCCGGTCGGCGCGGTCATGCAGCAATTCGCCAGCGGCGTCGGTAAGGTCTCGATGCTGACCATTCCGTTCTTCGTGCTGGCGGGCGCCATCATGGCCGAGGGCGGCATGGCCAGGCGGCTGGTCGACTTTGCAGCCGTGGTCGTCGGCTTCACGCGCATGCGGGGCGGCCTCTCGCAGGTCAATATTCTCGCGACCACGATCATGAGCGGCATCTCCGGATCGTCGGTTGCCGATACATCTGCGATCGGTTCAGTGATGATTCCCCAGATGGCCGCCAAGGGCTATCCGCGGGTGTTCGCAACCAATGTGACCATCAGCGCCTCGCTGCAGGCCATCATCATTCCGCCGAGCCATAACTCGGTGATCTATTCGCTGGCGACCGGCGGCGTGGTCTCGATTACCAGCCTGTTTCTGGCCGGCGTGCTCCCCGGCCTGCTGCTCGGCTTTTCGCTGATGGTGCTCTGCCTGTTCTACGCCTATCGCGACAAACATCCCAAGGGGGAGCCTGTGCCGATCCGGCAGGCGATCAGGATGCTAGGTGACGCCGTATGGGGGATCGTGACGCTGGTCATCGTTCTGGGCGGCATCCTCACCGGCGTCTTCACGCCGATCGAGGCGGGTGCGGTCGCCTGCGTCTGGGCGTTCTTCGTCACGATGTTCATCTACCGCGACTACAAATGGTCCGAACTGCCGCTACTGGTCTACAAGACGCTGCAGACCGTGGCGATGGTACTGACGCTAGTGGCCACCGCATCATGCTTCGGCTACGTCGCCGCGCTGATGCAGATGCCGGCCAAGATGACCGAGTTCTTCGTTGCCATATCGAGCAACAAATACGTGCTGCTGATGTGGTTGAACATCATGCTGCTGGTTCTGGGAACGGCGCTAGACCTCGCCCCCCTGTTGCTAATCTGTACACCGATCCTCTTGCCCGTCGTGAAGAGCTTCGGCATCGATCCCGTGCATTTCGGCATCGTCATGCTGCTCAATCTCGGCATCGGCCTGCTGACGCCGCCGGTGGGGACGACGCTGTTCGTCGGCTGCGCCATCGGCAAGGTTTCGGTCGATGAGGTGATGCGCGGCATCTGGCCATTCTATTACGTGATGTTTACGGTGCTGATGATCGTGACCTACGTTCCCTGGCTGTCGCTGGCGCTGCCGAGGGCGTTCGGGTTCTAG
- a CDS encoding TRAP transporter small permease yields MFNSAAGIFRRVNDAVYWTGAVIACVALVLVSAVIPWAVYTRYILNSASSWPEPMAVLLTVGITFIGSANCYRQRIHMNMTVGTDLLPPLLRRASLFLSEVLMGVIAIFMVVWGLRLVHTTWENSVDEFPWLSVGITYLPIAVSGAMMLLFVVERLTIGPPPRDGSDAHVPIE; encoded by the coding sequence ATGTTCAATTCTGCGGCCGGAATTTTCCGGCGTGTGAACGATGCGGTTTACTGGACCGGCGCCGTGATCGCGTGCGTGGCGCTCGTGCTGGTCTCGGCGGTCATTCCGTGGGCCGTCTATACCCGCTACATCCTCAACAGTGCCTCGTCTTGGCCCGAACCGATGGCCGTGCTGCTGACCGTCGGCATCACCTTCATCGGCTCGGCCAACTGCTATCGCCAGCGTATCCACATGAACATGACGGTGGGCACCGATTTGCTGCCGCCGCTGTTGCGCCGCGCCTCGCTGTTCCTCAGCGAAGTCCTAATGGGCGTGATTGCGATCTTCATGGTGGTGTGGGGGCTCCGGCTCGTTCACACCACCTGGGAGAATTCGGTGGACGAATTTCCGTGGCTGTCGGTCGGCATCACCTATCTTCCGATCGCGGTCAGCGGCGCCATGATGCTCCTGTTTGTCGTCGAACGCCTGACCATCGGCCCGCCGCCGCGTGACGGCAGCGACGCCCACGTACCGATCGAGTAA
- a CDS encoding TRAP transporter substrate-binding protein: protein MKRRDFIKLSAGLGATMAATTPLSSAFAQTKMVLKASDVHPLGYPTVEAVVRMGKKLEAATNGRLTIQMFPSMQLGGEKEMIEQAQLGALQIARISVGAVGPVVDDVNVFNMPFVFRNSKHMEKVIDGEIGDELLAKISAAEKTGLIALCWMNAGSRNVYNNKRPIRTIADLKGLKVRMMGNPLFVDTMNALGGNGVALGFDQVFSSMQTGVVDGAENNPPSFIAQNHYQVAKYFTMTEHLIIPELLVFSRISWQKLSPEDQALIKKLSKEAQAEQRVLWYEAENIAIEKMKAAGTEIITDIDKKPFQDAVKPVWDKYGAKYAAMVKRIEAVN, encoded by the coding sequence ATGAAACGCCGCGACTTCATCAAGTTGAGCGCAGGGCTCGGGGCCACGATGGCAGCCACGACGCCGCTATCGTCCGCATTTGCGCAGACGAAAATGGTGCTGAAGGCATCGGACGTTCATCCGCTCGGCTATCCGACCGTCGAAGCCGTCGTCCGGATGGGCAAGAAGCTGGAAGCCGCCACCAACGGCCGGCTGACGATCCAGATGTTCCCGTCGATGCAGTTGGGCGGCGAAAAGGAAATGATCGAGCAGGCCCAGCTCGGCGCACTGCAGATCGCCCGTATTTCGGTCGGCGCCGTCGGCCCCGTCGTGGACGACGTCAACGTCTTCAACATGCCGTTCGTCTTCCGCAACTCCAAGCACATGGAGAAGGTGATTGACGGCGAGATCGGCGACGAATTGCTGGCGAAGATTTCAGCGGCGGAAAAGACCGGCCTGATCGCGCTGTGCTGGATGAACGCCGGCTCGCGCAACGTCTACAACAACAAGCGGCCGATCCGGACCATTGCCGACCTCAAGGGCCTCAAGGTCCGGATGATGGGCAATCCGCTCTTTGTCGACACCATGAATGCGCTGGGCGGCAACGGTGTAGCCCTCGGCTTCGATCAGGTCTTCAGCTCGATGCAGACGGGCGTGGTCGACGGCGCGGAGAACAATCCGCCATCGTTCATCGCGCAGAACCATTATCAGGTGGCCAAGTATTTCACGATGACCGAACACCTGATCATTCCGGAGCTTTTGGTCTTTTCACGCATCTCCTGGCAAAAGCTGTCGCCGGAAGATCAGGCGTTGATCAAGAAGCTTTCGAAGGAAGCGCAGGCCGAACAGCGCGTGCTCTGGTATGAAGCGGAGAACATCGCCATCGAAAAGATGAAGGCGGCCGGCACCGAGATCATCACCGACATCGACAAGAAACCGTTCCAGGACGCCGTCAAACCAGTCTGGGACAAGTACGGCGCGAAATACGCAGCGATGGTCAAGCGCATCGAGGCGGTGAACTAG
- a CDS encoding GntR family transcriptional regulator codes for MAAGTRRSGRPRAATAASKIYSDLRVELVSLQRRPGEIISEAQIALSYGVSRTPVREAILKLSDEGLLEIYPQSGIFVSRIPVAALPEAIIIRKALEETTARLAAERATSSQILALQSILERQREASAAGDSDTFHQADEMFHATVADVAGYPGIWKYIQQVKVHVDRYRRLTLPQHGRIAKVIVEHQAVLTAIEAHDAEGARRAMEIHLESLLENISATQHINPEYFDERP; via the coding sequence ATGGCCGCCGGCACCCGCCGCAGCGGCAGGCCGCGCGCGGCAACAGCGGCGTCGAAGATCTATTCCGATCTTCGGGTCGAACTGGTGTCGCTGCAGCGCCGGCCCGGCGAGATCATCTCGGAAGCGCAAATCGCGCTCTCCTACGGCGTGAGCCGCACGCCTGTTCGCGAGGCGATCCTCAAATTATCGGATGAAGGCCTGCTCGAGATCTATCCCCAGTCCGGCATCTTCGTCTCGCGCATCCCGGTGGCCGCACTTCCCGAGGCCATCATCATCCGCAAGGCGCTGGAGGAAACCACCGCGCGGCTCGCCGCAGAACGTGCGACATCGAGCCAAATACTGGCGCTGCAGTCGATCCTGGAGCGGCAGCGCGAGGCCAGCGCCGCCGGGGACAGCGATACGTTCCATCAGGCTGACGAAATGTTTCATGCTACAGTCGCTGATGTCGCCGGCTATCCAGGAATCTGGAAGTATATCCAGCAGGTCAAGGTTCACGTCGATCGCTATCGCCGGTTAACCCTGCCCCAGCACGGGCGAATCGCCAAAGTGATCGTCGAACACCAGGCTGTCCTCACCGCGATCGAGGCGCATGACGCAGAGGGCGCAAGGCGGGCGATGGAGATCCACCTCGAAAGCCTTCTCGAGAACATCTCGGCTACCCAACACATCAATCCGGAGTACTTCGACGAGCGACCCTAG
- a CDS encoding molybdate ABC transporter substrate-binding protein: MSTLNILSGGAAQGLLASLTPAFRSQTGFDIAGEFGAVGVMADRLREGTPADIVILTAALVARLAEEKLVVGTSMADIGLVETALAVRTGDPAAAVRDAADLREALLGSDAIFVPDTKTSTAGIHVANVLQQLGIADEVAARLRIFPNGATAMRELAASEARRPLGCTQSTEIISTKGVILSGSLPPGCELATMYTAGITIAAVHPQQAQNLIDLLTGAGQLEQRTRAGFIGGRG; encoded by the coding sequence ATGAGCACGCTGAACATTCTGAGCGGCGGTGCGGCACAGGGCCTGCTCGCGAGCCTGACGCCAGCTTTCAGGTCCCAGACCGGCTTCGATATCGCAGGCGAGTTTGGCGCGGTCGGCGTCATGGCCGACAGATTGCGCGAGGGCACGCCGGCAGACATCGTCATTCTGACAGCTGCGCTCGTGGCCAGACTGGCGGAGGAGAAGCTGGTGGTTGGCACTTCGATGGCCGATATCGGCCTGGTCGAGACCGCCCTCGCCGTTCGCACCGGCGATCCCGCGGCCGCCGTCAGGGATGCCGCTGATTTGCGCGAGGCCTTGCTGGGGTCGGACGCGATCTTCGTGCCGGATACCAAAACCTCGACGGCCGGAATTCACGTTGCAAATGTCCTCCAGCAGCTCGGTATCGCCGACGAGGTCGCCGCCCGCCTCAGGATTTTCCCGAATGGCGCAACCGCGATGCGCGAACTGGCGGCGTCCGAGGCGCGACGTCCGCTCGGTTGTACGCAATCGACCGAGATCATCAGCACCAAGGGCGTCATCTTGTCCGGTTCACTGCCGCCGGGCTGCGAACTTGCAACAATGTACACGGCGGGCATCACGATCGCCGCCGTCCACCCGCAACAAGCGCAGAACCTGATCGACTTGCTGACGGGCGCCGGACAACTTGAACAGCGGACACGCGCCGGCTTCATCGGCGGCCGAGGCTAG